DNA sequence from the Falco peregrinus isolate bFalPer1 chromosome 1, bFalPer1.pri, whole genome shotgun sequence genome:
agcaaagcagctaaTAACATGGACTGGCAAGACCTGTACACGGAGTAGGTCCTGTTCTGACAGGGAAGAGGAGGGCTGTGCCTGGACCAATTTTACTTTAACCTGGTTACAGCTGTACCAACAGCAGACCATTTTACCGGTTTGTGTCAACATGGATGCAACAGCTCTCACATTTTGCTGTAAAACGACTTTCTTCCAGAGGGCAGTGGCAGGGTGTGGGGAGCAGTGAGTCGGGGGTGGCCAGGAGAGAGAAGATGCGTTGGACATCTTCTTGTTtggaaggggggggaaaaaaaatctcctctctctctctcaaatcTGTGGGGAAGCTGTGGGATGTCACCCCAGATACCTTTAAGGGAACGGAATTTCATTTCACAGGAATAAGCAATAACCATCCAGCCTGGTTCAACCATACCTGGTAAAACCTTGATGCAAGGGGTCCAGGCAGCTTTGAAGTTATTTAGAGCCCTGTGGGAACAGCACTTTTTTGTAGGccatttctgacaaaaaaaaaatatatatacaactaaaattatttgtgaacaacaacaacaaaaaaaattaaaaataaaaaagcacttaattattttgttttgtttcttttactcAAAGGTCGTCTAAcaaccccctttttttcctgtacaatAAGGACTTCacatacaaatttttttttttttatttttgcaatattttatcctgccaaattaaaaaaatatattatggcagcctgtttgtttgtttttatttttatttccaaattcaCTAACAAAAAGGTACATTAAATCCCTTTAAAAGGACAAGCGTACAGTTAAAAAATTACAAGCTTCAGTAAAAATACAGCAAGTGCCTACATCATATGAATCAACCAATATCAATATCCATTCCAGacggggaagggaagggaggaagcggagaaaaaaaagagaaaaataggtACAGGTCAGAaacgtgattttttttctgcaaagcaataACAATATTAAGCACTTTTTTCTACATACTTTTTCTACATGGTGTAGCAATCACCTTTTAATCCCCAAATACGAGATTCTatacattttttgaaataaaaattcaacacccaaggcagaaaaaaatttactaaAACTCAAGACTTTACAGTTACAGTGACAAGAACAAATTTATAGACCCACCATTTAAATTTTACTGCaacattttcaaggaaaaaagaaaattttttttttctttctggttttgtaaaatGCCCAGGCATTCTCCATTATTACAAATACTGGTCCACTTTTACAGTAATCaagaaattttaatatatataatatatactaAAACCCCgtcaccaaaagaaaacaatatacACATGGCCattatggcattttttttaataacctattaagcaaactttgaaaaaaaaaagattgctcaaacacacatacacacaatttcttttttacccTTGTATGTATTCAATACTGTAAACGTATTTTAAGACAGAGTGCActaaatttaacttttaaaaaaaattagccaTTGTTCCTgaattgttttttctcattCAATGATAACAACTTGTAATTTGTGTCATTTGAGTTTTAATTCAGCAGTAAATCATTTCCATTCCATTTCCTAAGCAGCgttgtcctgaaaaaaaaaaaaaggctgagaatAATTCAGCTAATGGATGTCCGAAGTTGTGCTGGGTATACATCTTCATTTGATTGGGTCTTATGGCATTTTCATGTCCACTATCTTCaaccagtaattttttttaagtaaatgtggctctttttttctaaagaatgtacttttcttgttttaccttttttttttttaaaagtctttccatttcacaaaaacattttgcatttgtctCAAGAGACTCAAATAGGAAGATCAGTTTTCAAGGCACTCACGTCAAATTGAATGGCAGTAGAAAAACTGtccaataaattatttttatttatttttctttatagtgCCAGTATTGTGAATGCCATGCTTAGCAACACTGACACTTAATCTCAGCTGTTCCCTTACAGTTTAACCCACCTTTGGGCCAAGTAGAAGAATATGATGTAATTTCTTGTTGAGAAGCCATTTTTCTCTTAACCACAAACAAAAGCTTTAAAGTGCGGGTCAACATAATTAAAATCTCTAACCATAATTTTCCACTGTTTGCTAATATTAGTCATAACAGGCTCTATAAAATTTGGAATTTGAAAGTCAAGCAggtgcatttttcttctcttcactTTTTTCTGTCATAATGCTTTTGTCTGAATTCAGTTCCATTCTGTTCCTAATTAAGTCAAGGGGAAAACTCTTACTGACTTCAGTAGGAGTGGAATCTTGCCAAGACAGGTAAATCaactagaatttatttttcccttccttataACAACATCATATAAGatatttctaatatttctgTCCATAAACCATATGCTTATAAGCTGAGGCTTTTCATTGAGAAATTCACACTTTCCCAACCCCACGTCATTATTTTAACTGCAGCAAATCTCGACTAAAGTAGATGTCCTGAAGCCAAATTTatgattttgctgtttaaaaagaaaaaagatggcATTTGGCTCCTCCAAGGTTTGAAAATAATATTGCAATACTCAAGATggtactttttctgtttctgggaAAAGTCatgggaggggaagagggagggaaggacacCCCAGAAAAATGACAAAGTGGCACCATTATGTTGGCAGAGTTCTTAACAACAAGAAGAAAGTATCCGATAGTAATGCACAATTaagaatgtttctgttttttgaaTGTAGCTGCCTTCTGCACCTATGACATTTCGTTGCCCTAACTTTAGTGATGAAATTCATCCAGAAAAGGCCTCTCTATCATCAGCCACATTGTCAGTGCTCCATATTCGATCCAATTCCAAAACAAAGTGCTAATTTTAAAGATTGTTATCCGCTGTACAATTTTGTTTTCCCTAATATTCAAGGTTAtttaagaagaggaaagggaaaaaagaaaggaaagaaaaaagaaatatttctgttcaaaTGCTGGCTTCTTCACAAGAAATTACACATGCTTAGCTTAAATTTCAACAAAGCAGCGGCccaaaaattataattttaaaagatatgttTCTCCCCTACAATGCAAGTAATCTCAGGCTACGACTGggtaaaattaaaaagggatacccaacaaaattttaaaagaaatttaaagagaaagaataaaaaaaagtacCTGCACATgccaaaaaattacaaaaacccaataaatacagaaattattgcACAGTTAAAAGGCTCCACAATTTTTACTGCCTTAATCAACCCTCAGGTTTAATAGAACTTTGTAGACACAGGTTACATTTAAGTGCCAAAGTCTGGCACCTACCATAGTTATGCTAAGTTATGTTTACGGAGGCAAGTTAGGTCATCTTTTCTCAGTTGGCAATAGTTAAACTGTACAAATAAAATGGTACCTAGACCCCTGAAATTTAACCTAgcgggggtggggagggggtgggggggtgggggggcgggggggtggggggccttagcttctttctgcctgctcaATTTTGACGTCATTTGTCAGCAAATGTTCTCCATGCCactttttcatgtgtttctcCAGGGTGCTGTAAACACTGAAGGGCATCTGGCAAATGTCGCAGCGGTAGACCTCCTTCCCTATCTGGCCATGCGTTTTCATATGGCGCGTCAGCTTACTGCTCTGGGCACATGCATAGTTGCAGAGCTCGCATTTGTAAGGCCGCTCTCCAGTGTGGCTCCGACGGTGCACCGTCAAATTGCTGCAGTTCTTAAAGACCTTGCCACAGTACTCACATGTATCGCTCCTGCGCCCTTCCTTCGAACTGGGtcgcccggggccggggccgctgATGTGGGGGGTGCTGCCTCCACTCGCTGTGCCGCTGCGCCCTGAGAGCCCCCCGTCCAGCATGTCCCCCGGCGGGGTGGAGAAACGCAGGCTCCCATTCTCCGACGAGTGCTCGGAAGAGGTCGCAAAGGGGGATTGTCGGGAGTCTGTGAATCCGAGGAACGGATCCTTCATGAAGTGCCGCGATGCTGCGTACCCTACCAGCCACTGGGAGTAAACGTTTTCGGAAGGTATTATTGTTGCTGGTGGCAAGTCCAAATCTTTCTCTACCTTTATTCGTTTAGAGGAATTGTTTAAACTGGGGCTCGTGATAGGCGTCGGCTTGCGGGGGAACAAGTTTGGGAAGGGTTCACCCGGGCCAAAGTTTCTTCCGTTGACTGTCCCTTCTTCAGTGCGGTCTAGCTCTCCTACCACTGAGTCTTCATCACCTGGATCTCTCTGGCAGAGATCTCGAGGACACAAGTCTCGCTGGTCAGAAGACCTTTTCATGAAGCTactcctcttctgtttttcagctaGCATGTCGTTGTATTGCTGGATGGCACCTAGACTTACATTCTCAATGACTTTTCCCAAGACAAGGGATTTCTCGTCCGGCAGCGACTTGGAGCCATTTTCTCGGTTACGACTCAGCTCCGAGTCCATACTGAAGCTCGACTCTGGCCGGCTCTCGTTTTCgagctcctcttcctcctcctcctcctcttcctcttcttcattATCATGGCCCAGGGAAGGATCGCTCTCATTCCTGAAATCTGCCTCACTGGATTTCAGTCCCTCTCCAGTAAGCTCACTTGTGCCCGGCTCGGGGGAACTAGTGGTGGACAGTCCATCATCTGACCTGCCCGTCATGGAGCCAGCTTTATGCATATGCGTTTTCATGTGGCGTTTTAGTTTGCTGGCCTGGGAGCAAGCGTGGTCACAGAGCTGACACTTGTAGggcttttctcctgtgtgactGCGCCGGTGCACAATAAGGTTACTCTGGAACTTGAATGTTTTCCCACAAAATTCACAGGACTTGCTCTTGGCCTGAGGCTGGGGAGGCGtagtgctgctggggggcatgGGAGGCAGTGGTGGGGTGCTCAAAAAAGGTGATTTAGGACTCGGCTGGAAAGGATTCAATAGACGATGCATAGGGTTGGTGCGACTGGGTGAGACTGGCGGAGGGGTGGAACTGTTTCCTGCCAGCTCTCGAAGCCTTCTGGAGAAATCCATCGCTGGGGACTCAATTGCCATGGGGTTTAAACGCATAACTCTGTCAAAGGCACTGGGATGCTGGGCAACTAACCCCATTTCTTCGGCACTAAGGCGATGTGGATCCAGATGATGACGAGGTGGTGGGCTGAACAGCGGAGGCGTGTTTGGGAGCCGACCCTCACCAAAGCCAGGGTGTTCACGCAAGATGGGTCCTGTCATCCGCAAAAGATTGAAAGGGTTGTTGTCACCAAGGAAATTCATCAGCGGGGACTGTGCAACAGTCTCCGGTCccagaggaggagggatggtGATGCGTGGAGTAAGGGAACTGTTTGAAGGGCTTGTTTCCAGGTAGATGCGGAATCCATGTGTGTTCTGGGCATGCTGAAGCAAGAACCAAGCGCTATTAAAAGGCTGCTTGCATGTTGTGCAAATATAGCTTGAAGGCTCATCTTTacctataaaagaaaaacagaaagaacactCAAAAAATAATACACGGAGAACATTTAAATACAGTTGGCATGAGCTTTATTTTGCTAACACATTTCCTCCttggcatttctgaaagaagGACTTAATTGCAATGTATTGACTGATATAAATTGTTGAACAGCACATTTACTCACCACATTTATTCACTTAACATGTATGACAAATATCACACATACGCATCAGTGCTATACACGTTTATATCCTCTAACTCGCAAATAAAACCTTCCTTTATGATGCATAAGGATCCAAATCCTTTCACGTGTTTATTCCACAAAAAggaatttgtttcaaaaaattTATGACTACAGacaaaaaccaaggaaaatgcAGTGTGGTAGGTTTTACAAGGCACCTGCAAGGAGCTTCAGagtcattttctctctttcattttatatttttatatacttcaTGCAGCAGTCCCCGGAGATCTTGCTGAATTTAATTTATACATGCTTCAGTCATGCCAGcccttccatttttaaaatattatgtaGGTATTTAGCTGCACAAGTCCTATTCAAGTCAACAAGAGCTTGGAAAACATACCCTTGCATAAACCACTTTGACATTCCTTTTGCCAAAACACCAAGAAGCCACTCAAATGAAACATCCGGTAATCAAAGCCGACAGCACAGTTGCAATTAACAGTAACAAATGTCGGGCCATGCTTGAACTGGGTCCCAAGAATTTCTGAGCCTGAGCCTGCCCTCCAATGCAGAAACACTCACCAGAGCCAAAAACATTGTTCTGTTTGCCTTTCTAGCCTCTTTGAACAACTGCATAAAGGTGGAAAGCATTCCTTTAACCTTGATTCAGCTTTACATAAAGAGCAGGTGTGGACAAGTCTGCACTACAGTCATAATTTGCTAACTAGAAAATTCCAGTCCTGGGCACAATATAAACTATGTGCTATCTTCAAAAAGCactcccccccctcccgccaCCTCCTTTTTTCAATGCCTCTGCAAGACTCTGATAAATTCATAAATATGTGTCAACCTGAAAATCGTGATCcaggatttttgttgttgttgttgttgttgttttgttaggatttttttttttttaatgaggaggAGGTTTCCTGAAATAACAACTACCTATTTTGGaaaatctaaaattaatttcttgtttgtttgttttatgaaagCACGTTTTTTGGCCAGTGATGGCTCCACTACACCTAAAGGCACTAAACTTCCTGAAAGTTCAAAGCCTGAACCAAGCTTCCCGCCTGACCCATACCTGCATAATGACCTGAATGAAGCCTGATCCCAGCCCCTCCGCAGGAGCTGAGACCCGAAGCTGAACTACAGAGCCCTTTACCATATGGAGGGATTGCAATTCACGAAAGCCTCGTGTTTgagcatgaaaatgaaagagtttATATGGTGAACAGAACCATATTATTGAAACTACCTTTGTAAAGAGGAATGACTCacagcagtcaaaaaaaaaaaaccaaaaaacctaaACTCGGGCACACCAGGCGAAGCAGGATTGCTGCTGACTGAATTCCCCTCTTCTGGCTGTTGCACAAACGGCTGCTGCTAACAAAACCTACAAAACCTTAGACAAGGAGGCTAGAAGATTATCAGCCTACCTATCAGCCTGTCAGTCTATCTAATCTTATCACACAATGAACATCCACAAAAGCgtaaaggaaaaagcatctaTCAGATTGAGACTTATTTACAAAAGTAGGTGATAAATGTGGTGCAGATCCTCATGCTTCTATTGATTTAATAGGGCTATTGCTGTGGATAGCAGCTTCAGACCCTGATTTTGGAGAAGCCAGCTCTCCACAGCCAAGAAAAAACGCACACAGCACATCAGGCATCTCCGCCTGGCTGACACGgcccctgtgccccagccctgcatgcTGCGTCGTACAGGACAGACCCAGCTGCTTTGATTAATCTCTAACAACCGccattggaaaaaaagcaagtttggGAGCTGTATTCAGCTTGGAAAAAGTGCCCGTAACTGCTATTGACATTAATGAAAGCCACATACAAACACGGAAAGGAACTTATACATTACCTCTTAAAAATCTACTCAGCACTGAGGCAGTTAGGGAATTTTATGTCAGCTCTGCAGCCAAAGCAACAGTAAATGTTCCCATTAttacttcaaatatttaaatttctgtttcttacagaaatatGATGAAAATGTCTAGATATTTAACTTTTCTTGCACTGCAACATGTGTAGTataaaaagtgacagaaatcaCTGAAGCAGACTAAAGTATATAACATACTctgtcaaaagctttttttaacaATATGTTTTACCTCAGCTCACCCTAGAATAGATTTTAATAAAGCCCCTTCTGAAGTGTGATCTAATAGCAAATGAAGTGCAGTATCTTACAAGGTCATATATCTTCAAATTAAAGAGTGCTCTGCACCCTTCACCTTCATTTTATCCACTCTAATTAATCGATTTATTACCCACAGCTGTTCgattcctttcatttttaaagtcaCAGCATGCATTCTTttctgttgtggggtttttttctttaaaaaaataaagtgtgtgagcatgtgtgtgtgtgcatgcattcTCCTTGCTTAGCTCAAGAGCtgacaggaggaagaaagcagctgtgtaTTAGACGATGACGATGACAACAGCAACACGCTTACTTCAGCAAAGGCATATACGTAAGGAGAAAAATTCCTGAGTAGGCTGAGGATCAAGGCCAATCTAAAACTGAAAtggctgattaaaaaaattaccctCAAAATGGCAGCTGGCTGGATGCTTGCTACGACATGTTACATGGAACtgagatgttttgttttgttctccaaAACTTCACCTCCATGAAATTCAAGTGAGAAAAGCAAGTCTCCTTCCTTTTTCGTTTTCTCTCAAATGGAGCAAATTAGTGCTATTAGTGATCTAAGATTTACAAGCTAGTAGTCATAAAACagtcttcttttttgttttgtttagcttttaTGCTCCTTAACACTCCTTTTCAGGAGAACCCAACACGACAGCAAAATTGACTGCAGGCTACCTGGCTACCAATCTCTGCCTGCTTCACCAGTGTTCGTGTGTGCATGCCCATGcacatagatatatatattttaactttCACAACCCTCAAAGACTCTCCCCAGACtccctgttttaaaaaaaaaaaaaaaaaaaaaaaaatgttcatttccaTATTATCACTTCATGGTTATCTTGCCTAGAAGTTGCCCTGAGCACTGTAGATGCTCACTTTTAAGAACAGAACAATGTCAAAAAGTCTTTGAAGATCCACTCCGaacatttttatattcaaaaacttgctaaatattttaaacatgcCCAGAAACAGCCACATATCGCTCAAGAATGATCCTTATATTTAATAATGCAGTGCACCTACACTATAAAACTCTTTGTTATAAGGCTACTTTTGATATATGGCTATCTTAATCCCTTGCCACCTGCACTGAAGTCTGCCTAAATACCCACTTTATGACAACTAGCTATATAGGCTTTGCCATATGCAGTCTTTATCACTTTAGCATGTGCTTGACTTTGAGCATGTGAGTAATCAACATCAGTGAAACTTAAGCATAGGCTGAAGTGCTCTGTTGGATAGTGATGAAATTATTCATGTGCTTAGAGTTAAGCACAAGCCAAGACTTCATTAATACCGTTCAATGAATTGCACATGGATCCAACCTTACAGTCTGTAACTAGACATGATCTGGGGGGGCTGATGGCTCAAGTGTAATTTTTATCTGTACATTAGCTGGTAGATGTGGTGTAAGTACTGAGATGAGACACCCATGCCACAAGCCCTGAGCAGTCAATAGTAGCTTCAAAGTTGCTCTAAAGCCAAACAAACACTGCCACTAGCCTTCAGACACGAGCCAGGTTTGTAGGGCTGGATGCTACAGAGACACAGGTGTACGGgttcagaaatactgatttgaaGGCTAGGAAGGACCATGAAATTAAGAATGAGAGGACTTGGATAAACCTTAAGGGTTGTCCTTGTCCTATtgctgacccaagggatgtcCATATCTATGTATCTATTCATATCTATCACAGATGCTCTATTACACTGCTTCAAATTCCACTTGGATAGTCTACTTCAttccttttctcatttactATCATGAAGGTTCGCCAAATGCGTAATCTAAATCTTTCTTCCTGCAATTGAAGATCATAATATTTTGTCCTACCTATATGTACTTgaaaaatataggaaaaaacTTAGTCTGCACCTCACATGCAGATGTCTTTCAGCCCAGTGATTTGCAGTTGAACCACTTCATGCCTTTCAGCACCCCATTCTCCCAACTTGATTTAGAAATGTCAAGTGAGAGAGAATTCACTATGTATTGGAGTAGTCCGTGGCAATGgactgttttcagtattttaacaaaaatgtttttttctttcctattcaAATTATTGAGTTCCACTGCTGACTATTAGATCTTGTTATGTTTTTATCTGGTAGAGTAAAAATCTCTCTAGTATCTTCTCCCTAAGCAGGTAATTATAAACTATGAACTTATTGAACACTCTTGCCTTTTCTGCATATTCAGACAAAAGATGgtcttttccagaaatattaaaatgtgttcCCTCCATTACTGCATGACAGATTATGTTCCGTTCAAAATGTCAAAGCAATAATGagctttctcctctttcatGAGCAgcaaaaaacaaagctaaattTAGTTCCTGCCTCTCAAATTCTACCTTTACAGGGGGCAGTGAGAAGACAGGTCATtttgcccagcccagcacaaaAGTAGCCTGGGTCTGTGGCCATTCATCCCACTGCACCAGGCAGCCTGAATCCCCTGACTTATCTGTCTTCTGCAGTCTGAGTTGCATCATTTAGTGATACGCAGATCTTCCTTGCCTAGCTGGTACATGACTTTCTATATACTCTGAATGCTGAGCGCCTTTGCCCTGGAGATAAAATTCGCTTAAAATATACTCAGTTATTCTGGATACCATCAAACAATAATCAGTGTGAGATAAGAACTGTTGagaattcattattttctgctggACTACAGTGACATCCAGTGCCTTATGAATCCTTCCCTCAGCATGCCTGAATAATTCCATTAACTGTAACAGAGAACAaactcccccctgcccctttttAATCACCCACCCATAACCCCTGCCAAGACTGTGGTGAGGAGCTGCAGTCGGGTCCACATAACCACTGCCATTCTTTACCTCTAGCAATGCTTTCCAGATAAATTTTCTGGTTCCCTTTACAAAGTTACAACAGCggcaataaaaatgttaaggaATTTTGATGCTGCTTTACTGCACCTTTAGAAGTTCAGGAAAAGTAGAAACTTGCAAGCTTTAAAGAAAGGACACCTTTTAATGTAGCACTCAGGAACAGACATGCATCGGGTTCCTACAGTCTTTCCACCAATGTTACTTTCTTCTCCACCACTCAGTttttaatgaacattttaaaaaattactcctTGTTATTACGATGGTTACTCTAATAATGCCAATAAAGGTAGCGTGGATGCTCCATAAAAAACACACCTTTAAttgaattattattaaattaaaatgccatAATTGAGAACACTAGTTTAACAAGTCTCCTTATAAGACCAGCTGACATTAAAGAGAAGGGCATTAAATACTGGAAAGATTTAGTGTTTCATAGTGAAGAAAATATATGGTTATATGTGGTTTGACAGGTCACCTAAACAAGGGCCAAATACTTTCCAGGTGCCTGCAGTGTGGATCTGCAGTACGAACTATATCGGTTCATACCCAATGCTTGACTGGGTATGCAAAATTATCTCTAATATAGGTATTTCTGCTGAAGAGGTTTTATAAGCCACATAACCACTTTAAATTATCCAGGTTAGCAAGAACATTTACCTACATACATTTCTGATTGAATAAACATCCGTTGAGCACACACCCAGTATCATGAGTTTTACCCTCCCTGCACTCCCTGGGCTGTTTGGAAGTACTGCTACCTCCATTTCAGAGGGACTGGCAGCCTCAATAAAATGACAGAAGCGTGAAGCAGGATCCAAGCCTGGGTGAGGATCAGAACTGCCAGTTCAATGCGAGTCACTAGTTTCAAACACCAAACGCAAAGGAACCATTTCTCTTTATACCtctcttcattttaattttggtttgaTGGCAACATGAGTTGAAGATGTAAAACAAGTGCAGCTCCTCTATCTCCAGAGCTAACAAACTGCATCCATCCCCACACTGCCTTGTCTAAAGAAAGGGCTCAAGAGAGTCTTGCAGCACATCTTGGTGAGGGTGATGGGGGCTACCACCAACGGTTTGTAAAATGAGCATCAACTGGCAACTAAAATTGTTGGTTTATGACTCAGCAAGACGCCTGCAGTCTCACAACCTAAGCGTCTTCCACTCAGACTGTTCTCGTAAAGCTCAGCTGACAAGTGCATCTCAGTCAAGAAGAAGAGATAAAGGTTTAGGTATAAGAGCACAAGCATGAGGAGCCAAAGAGCCTGCCATCATCTGGAAATGGGGAATCTCAGGATGAGGTTGGTGAAAGGAAAGCACgtgacaggaaaacaaaaatgaaatgtttttaagagGTGGATGGAAAAATAAGGGTGtctgaagaaaggaagggaagtaACTGAGAAGTGCAATGTGAATATTCCCGAGAGCATCTCCTACCTGTTGAAAGATCTACAGTAGCACTGGTTGACACCAGTATTAAAATATATCAATATTATACTACTATTAGTAATGCACTACTAATTCTTTCTATGCTAAACTGCCAAACTGTCTTTCATGGATTAAACACTGCACCGCTTTTGGGAgcctaatttattttctgaagccaTTTGTGCCTTTTAGCAGTGTTCCTTTTCTATTAGGCAGGACTGAAAATTGTCCACTTATGATTCTTCtaataataaatgtattttttgccaAATGAACTATTTTATCATATGAGTGGAAAACCAAACAGATTAATTACCAATCACTTCGTTGAGAAGTCAAACTGCCATGCTACAGCCAATCCTTTTGTAATCCCAAGAACAAAGAGCATGGATCCTTGAAAGACTTAGAGATATCAGCCTGATACCTCTAAAATCATACTCTTAGCTAAACTCTGATTTGAATTACCCTGCTATGAATTCAAAGTGGCTCCAATAACTATCACTGCAGTCTTTGAATTTTTCCAGATAAGCTATGCCAGGTTATCACAAACAAGGATCTTAACTAGGCTTATATGAATATTCCAagttgtgatatttttttttcattaaactttcCCCAGAAGCATTTTATATGTCCTCTCTGGCATTTATACTTAACAAAAAAGGAGACCGCAGGCAGACTACAGCCATGCATAACACAAACAGATGCTTCCTTCTTCTTAATGGACACAGGCAACCTTTGGCTGAAGATGCAGCTTGTGTTCAATAGTCC
Encoded proteins:
- the BCL11B gene encoding B-cell lymphoma/leukemia 11B isoform X3; amino-acid sequence: MNFPLGDILVFIEHKRKQCNGTGGACYEKSMDKSSPPPSSRAELRKVSEPVEIGIQVTPDEEDRLLTPTKGICPKQENIAGPSRPANLPGAPIAASSHPHTSVITSPLRALASLPPCLSLPCCGARAVSVGGTQTEIQTETSGTFGCHCQLSGKDEPSSYICTTCKQPFNSAWFLLQHAQNTHGFRIYLETSPSNSSLTPRITIPPPLGPETVAQSPLMNFLGDNNPFNLLRMTGPILREHPGFGEGRLPNTPPLFSPPPRHHLDPHRLSAEEMGLVAQHPSAFDRVMRLNPMAIESPAMDFSRRLRELAGNSSTPPPVSPSRTNPMHRLLNPFQPSPKSPFLSTPPLPPMPPSSTTPPQPQAKSKSCEFCGKTFKFQSNLIVHRRSHTGEKPYKCQLCDHACSQASKLKRHMKTHMHKAGSMTGRSDDGLSTTSSPEPGTSELTGEGLKSSEADFRNESDPSLGHDNEEEEEEEEEEEELENESRPESSFSMDSELSRNRENGSKSLPDEKSLVLGKVIENVSLGAIQQYNDMLAEKQKRSSFMKRSSDQRDLCPRDLCQRDPGDEDSVVGELDRTEEGTVNGRNFGPGEPFPNLFPRKPTPITSPSLNNSSKRIKVEKDLDLPPATIIPSENVYSQWLVGYAASRHFMKDPFLGFTDSRQSPFATSSEHSSENGSLRFSTPPGDMLDGGLSGRSGTASGGSTPHISGPGPGRPSSKEGRRSDTCEYCGKVFKNCSNLTVHRRSHTGERPYKCELCNYACAQSSKLTRHMKTHGQIGKEVYRCDICQMPFSVYSTLEKHMKKWHGEHLLTNDVKIEQAERS
- the BCL11B gene encoding B-cell lymphoma/leukemia 11B isoform X5, translated to MSRRKQGNPQHLSQREIITQADHVEPALADEDESLAIAEPGGISIAAGGTDPDLLTCGQCQMNFPLGDILVFIEHKRKQCNGTGGACYEKSMDKSSPPPSSRAELRKVSEPVEIGIQVTPDEEDRLLTPTKGICPKQENIAGKDEPSSYICTTCKQPFNSAWFLLQHAQNTHGFRIYLETSPSNSSLTPRITIPPPLGPETVAQSPLMNFLGDNNPFNLLRMTGPILREHPGFGEGRLPNTPPLFSPPPRHHLDPHRLSAEEMGLVAQHPSAFDRVMRLNPMAIESPAMDFSRRLRELAGNSSTPPPVSPSRTNPMHRLLNPFQPSPKSPFLSTPPLPPMPPSSTTPPQPQAKSKSCEFCGKTFKFQSNLIVHRRSHTGEKPYKCQLCDHACSQASKLKRHMKTHMHKAGSMTGRSDDGLSTTSSPEPGTSELTGEGLKSSEADFRNESDPSLGHDNEEEEEEEEEEEELENESRPESSFSMDSELSRNRENGSKSLPDEKSLVLGKVIENVSLGAIQQYNDMLAEKQKRSSFMKRSSDQRDLCPRDLCQRDPGDEDSVVGELDRTEEGTVNGRNFGPGEPFPNLFPRKPTPITSPSLNNSSKRIKVEKDLDLPPATIIPSENVYSQWLVGYAASRHFMKDPFLGFTDSRQSPFATSSEHSSENGSLRFSTPPGDMLDGGLSGRSGTASGGSTPHISGPGPGRPSSKEGRRSDTCEYCGKVFKNCSNLTVHRRSHTGERPYKCELCNYACAQSSKLTRHMKTHGQIGKEVYRCDICQMPFSVYSTLEKHMKKWHGEHLLTNDVKIEQAERS